In Populus alba chromosome 1, ASM523922v2, whole genome shotgun sequence, a single window of DNA contains:
- the LOC118061307 gene encoding protein PAM71-homolog, chloroplastic isoform X2 translates to MQGLTLSKTPLTSSGSSTKPPLLPLVDSLPCFACISRKPISTLLRRREISKLNSRPGTFRAQASNVGIGSGGYEGKEEQDNQKSFVNGPPGDNLPEIVKPPSKIPYPLSIAIVLLGCTLVFSLIAFVRGGPSSILAAIAKSGLTAAFTLIFVSEIGDKTFFIAALLAMQYEKGLVLLGSMGALSLMTILSVVIGRIFNSVPAQFQTTLPIGEYAAVTLLMFFGLKSIKDAWDLPSKDAKTGDKSCPELDEYAEAEELVKEKVSKPLTNPFEIVWKSFSLVFFALHQIVIASRNGEIAQCLQQLLLVLRSLHGVWQLEPLLGIWLQHPLPF, encoded by the exons ATGCAGGGGCTGACCCTTTCAAAAACACCACTAACTTCAAGTGGTAGCAGCACCAAACCTCCATTACTGCCTTTGGTGGATTCATTACCATGTTTTGCTTGCATTTCTAGAAAACCCATTTCAACTTTGT TAAGACGCAGAGAGATCTCAAAGTTGAATTCCAGACCCGGCACATTCAGAGCACAAGCATCCAATGTTGGTATAGGATCTGGGGGCTATGAAGGCAAGGAGGAACAAGACAACCAGAAAAGTTTTGTCAATGGTCCACCTGGGGATAACTTACCTGAAAT TGTAAAACCACCCAGCAAAATTCCTTATCCTCTATCTATAGCAATTGTGCTACTTGGATGTACTTTGGTATTTTCACTTATTGCTTTCGTGAGAGGTGGACCTTCATCAATTTTAGCAGCAATCGCCAAGTCAGGATTGACTGCTGCATTCACATTAATATTTGTTTCTGAAATAGGGGACAAG ACATTTTTTATTGCTGCACTCTTGGCCATGCAATATGAGAAAGGATTG GTTCTTCTGGGATCAATGGGTGCTCTTTCACTTATGACAATCTTGTCAGTGGTAATTGGACGAATATTTAATTCAGTGCCTGCTCAGTTCCAAACAA CCCTGCCAATTGGAGAATATGCAGCAGTAACTCTTCTCATGTTCTTTGGgctaaaatcaataaaagatgcATGGGATCTTCCATCAAAGGACGCTAAGACTGGTGACAAAAGTTGTCCGGAACTTGATGAATATGCTGAAGCTGAGGAGCTTGTGAAAGAAAAG GTTTCAAAACCGCTCACCAATCCATTTGAGATTGTGTGGAAGTCATTCAGCCTTGTCTTCTTTGCT CTTCACCAAATTGTCATTGCTTCTAGGAATGGGGAGATCGCTCAATGCTTGCAACAATTGCTCTTGGTGCTGCGCAG TCTCCATGGGGTGTGGCAACTGGAGCCATTGCTGGGCATCTGGTTGCAACATCCATTGCCATTCTAG
- the LOC118061307 gene encoding protein PAM71-homolog, chloroplastic isoform X1 yields the protein MQGLTLSKTPLTSSGSSTKPPLLPLVDSLPCFACISRKPISTLLRRREISKLNSRPGTFRAQASNVGIGSGGYEGKEEQDNQKSFVNGPPGDNLPEIVKPPSKIPYPLSIAIVLLGCTLVFSLIAFVRGGPSSILAAIAKSGLTAAFTLIFVSEIGDKTFFIAALLAMQYEKGLVLLGSMGALSLMTILSVVIGRIFNSVPAQFQTTLPIGEYAAVTLLMFFGLKSIKDAWDLPSKDAKTGDKSCPELDEYAEAEELVKEKVSKPLTNPFEIVWKSFSLVFFAEWGDRSMLATIALGAAQSPWGVATGAIAGHLVATSIAILGGAFLANYISEKLVGYLGGVLFLVFAVATFFGFF from the exons ATGCAGGGGCTGACCCTTTCAAAAACACCACTAACTTCAAGTGGTAGCAGCACCAAACCTCCATTACTGCCTTTGGTGGATTCATTACCATGTTTTGCTTGCATTTCTAGAAAACCCATTTCAACTTTGT TAAGACGCAGAGAGATCTCAAAGTTGAATTCCAGACCCGGCACATTCAGAGCACAAGCATCCAATGTTGGTATAGGATCTGGGGGCTATGAAGGCAAGGAGGAACAAGACAACCAGAAAAGTTTTGTCAATGGTCCACCTGGGGATAACTTACCTGAAAT TGTAAAACCACCCAGCAAAATTCCTTATCCTCTATCTATAGCAATTGTGCTACTTGGATGTACTTTGGTATTTTCACTTATTGCTTTCGTGAGAGGTGGACCTTCATCAATTTTAGCAGCAATCGCCAAGTCAGGATTGACTGCTGCATTCACATTAATATTTGTTTCTGAAATAGGGGACAAG ACATTTTTTATTGCTGCACTCTTGGCCATGCAATATGAGAAAGGATTG GTTCTTCTGGGATCAATGGGTGCTCTTTCACTTATGACAATCTTGTCAGTGGTAATTGGACGAATATTTAATTCAGTGCCTGCTCAGTTCCAAACAA CCCTGCCAATTGGAGAATATGCAGCAGTAACTCTTCTCATGTTCTTTGGgctaaaatcaataaaagatgcATGGGATCTTCCATCAAAGGACGCTAAGACTGGTGACAAAAGTTGTCCGGAACTTGATGAATATGCTGAAGCTGAGGAGCTTGTGAAAGAAAAG GTTTCAAAACCGCTCACCAATCCATTTGAGATTGTGTGGAAGTCATTCAGCCTTGTCTTCTTTGCT GAATGGGGAGATCGCTCAATGCTTGCAACAATTGCTCTTGGTGCTGCGCAG TCTCCATGGGGTGTGGCAACTGGAGCCATTGCTGGGCATCTGGTTGCAACATCCATTGCCATTCTAGGCGGAGCCTTTCTTGCAAACTACATCTCAGAAAAGCTG GTTGGCTACTTGGGTGGAGTGctgtttcttgtttttgctgTTGCCACTTTTTTTGGCTTCTTCTAA
- the LOC118061286 gene encoding uncharacterized protein isoform X2: MSTEVMFLRSHCYHVPERTSPLLYPCTYSVYASIRSDHPVRLMRRRLTAPKLLMLPQVQRPNRKSSPLATVTAAAAGVPLPPLDLTEENVKQVLVDARAELGQIFDTSVGITGQVELAELDGPFVVISLKGRFWHERSMVLARIGNYLKQRIPEILEVEIEDEKQLDDSPENF, from the exons ATGTCAACAGAGGTGATGTTTCTTCGCAGTCACTGTTACCACGTACCAGAAAGAACATCACCGCTCCTCTATCCTTGCACTTACAGTGTCTATGCCAGTATCAGATCAGACCACCCAGTAAGACTAATGAGGAGAAGGCTGACAGCACCTAAACTGTTAATGCTGCCACAAGTACAGAGACCAAATAGAAAATCATCACCGTTAGCAACAGTAACGGCAGCTGCTGCAGGTGTGCCACTGCCTCCACTTGATTTGACCGAAGAGAATGTTAAACAGGTGTTGGTTGATGCTCGAGCAGAG ctTGGACAGATTTTTGACACTTCAGTGGGCATAACAG GACAAGTTGAGCTTGCTGAATTGGATGGACCATTTGTGGTGATCAGTCTCAAAGGTAGGTTTTGGCACGAACGTTCCATGGTTCTTGCTAGAATTGGCAACTACTTGAAGCAGAGAATCCCT GAAATTTTGGAGGTAGAGATTGAAGATGAGAAACAGCTGGATGACAGCCCAGAAAATTTTTAA
- the LOC118061286 gene encoding uncharacterized protein isoform X1, translating to MSTEVMFLRSHCYHVPERTSPLLYPCTYSVYASIRSDHPVRLMRRRLTAPKLLMLPQVQRPNRKSSPLATVTAAAAGVPLPPLDLTEENVKQVLVDARAEDVCLFLQLGQIFDTSVGITGQVELAELDGPFVVISLKGRFWHERSMVLARIGNYLKQRIPEILEVEIEDEKQLDDSPENF from the exons ATGTCAACAGAGGTGATGTTTCTTCGCAGTCACTGTTACCACGTACCAGAAAGAACATCACCGCTCCTCTATCCTTGCACTTACAGTGTCTATGCCAGTATCAGATCAGACCACCCAGTAAGACTAATGAGGAGAAGGCTGACAGCACCTAAACTGTTAATGCTGCCACAAGTACAGAGACCAAATAGAAAATCATCACCGTTAGCAACAGTAACGGCAGCTGCTGCAGGTGTGCCACTGCCTCCACTTGATTTGACCGAAGAGAATGTTAAACAGGTGTTGGTTGATGCTCGAGCAGAG gatgtgtgtttgtttttgcagctTGGACAGATTTTTGACACTTCAGTGGGCATAACAG GACAAGTTGAGCTTGCTGAATTGGATGGACCATTTGTGGTGATCAGTCTCAAAGGTAGGTTTTGGCACGAACGTTCCATGGTTCTTGCTAGAATTGGCAACTACTTGAAGCAGAGAATCCCT GAAATTTTGGAGGTAGAGATTGAAGATGAGAAACAGCTGGATGACAGCCCAGAAAATTTTTAA
- the LOC118061276 gene encoding beta-glucuronosyltransferase GlcAT14A, with the protein MQIPQQPPPPLASSSTNDNTKTTLFIILTTSFFSLLFIFTLSSYSFNTSSISTHGRPDPYLFPNREPTFTKIPSDPTPPSIAYLISGSKGDLDRVLRLLYATYHPKNQYLLHLDLSASQTDRDQLALSVQSVPIFKAAQNVNVIGKADFAYPKGSSTISATLHGAAILLRLPKKWDWFVNLGAADYPLVTPDDLLHILSYLPKDLNFVNHSSYIGWRESRQLKPIIVDPGLYLSEKSEMFYATQKRDLPNSFRLFTGTSFSFVSRNLIEHCILGVDNLPRILMMYLSNTPSSLINYFPTVICNSRQFNRTVINHNLQYVAFEKPSKKVPRALNSSEFDAMIQSGAAFATQFKLDDPVLDRIDRDVLGRNPGEVVPGGWCLGGEPGNITCLAWGDADILRPGTGAARLEKLIVRLLSNGEFHSHQCIVE; encoded by the exons ATGCAAATCCCACaacaaccaccaccaccgctCGCCTCCTCCTCCACAAATGACAACACCAAAACCACGCTCTTCATAATCCTAACCACCTCCTTTTTCTCCCTCCTCTTCATCTTCACCCTCTCCTCTTACTCCTTCAACACCTCCTCTATATCCACCCATGGCCGGCCCGACCCGTATCTCTTCCCAAACCGCGAACCCACTTTCACCAAAATCCCTTCTGATCCAACCCCACCCTCCATCGCCTACTTGATATCCGGGTCCAAGGGTGATTTGGATCGGGTCCTTAGACTTTTATATGCCACTTACCACCCGAAAAACCAATACTTGCTCCACCTGGACCTCTCTGCTTCACAAACCGATCGTGATCAATTAGCTCTTAGTGTCCAATCAGTGCCTATTTTTAAAGCTGCGCAGAATGTGAATGTGATCGGGAAGGCTGATTTTGCTTACCCAAAGGGGTCTTCTACCATTTCAGCCACACTTCATGGCGCTGCTATATTGTTGAGGTTGCCAAAGAAATGGGATTGGTTTGTTAATCTTGGTGCTGCTGATTATCCACTTGTTACTCCAGATG ATCTTCTTCACATTTTGTCATATTTGCCTAAAGATCTCAACTTTGTCAATCACTCGAGTTACATTGGCTGGAGAGA GTCTAGACAATTGAAGCCAATAATTGTTGATCCGGGGCTTTACTTGTCGGAGAAATCTGAGATGTTTTATGCTACTCAAAAGCGAGATTTGCCTAATTCTTTCAGGCTATTTACag GAACCTCTTTTTCCTTTGTAAGTCGTAATTTGATAGAGCACTGCATCTTGGGTGTGGACAACCTTCCGAGGATCCTAATGATGTATTTATCAAATACACCTTCATCCCTAATCAATTATTTCCCAACAGTCATATGCAATTCTCGTCAGTTCAATAGGACTGTCATAAACCATAACTTACAATATGTAGCCTTTGAGAAGCCTTCTAAGAAGGTGCCCCGCGCACTTAATTCTAGTGAATTTGATGCAATGATTCAGAGTGGAGCAGCCTTTGCCACTCAATTCAAGTTAGATGATCCTGTACTCGATCGCATTGACCGAGATGTTTTGGGACGAAATCCTGGTGAAGTGGTGCCTGGTGGTTGGTGCTTGGGTGGTGAGCCTGGAAACATAACATGCTTAGCTTGGGGTGATGCTGATATTCTGAGGCCTGGCACTGGAGCAGCAAGACTTGAAAAACTAATTGTTAGATTGCTGTCAAATGGTGAGTTTCACTCTCATCAATGTATAGTTGAATGA
- the LOC118061726 gene encoding hydroxyethylthiazole kinase — translation PWVLDPVAAGVSGFRLKVCLELVGLRPRVIRGNGSEIIALSKASVGATEVVDSSHESMDAMEAAKTLAQSSGSIIAVSGAVDIITYGHQVVGAHNGVPMMQKITATGCAVTALIAAFVAVDPLHALEATASAMSIFGIAGEMGTDMANGPASLRMHFIDSLYNLDQASVSARLKITSL, via the exons CCCTGGGTTCTTGACCCTGTCGCTGCTGGAGTTTCTGGTTTCCGGTTAAAGGTTTGTTTGGAGCTTGTGGGTTTGAGGCCTCGTGTTATTAGAGGAAATGGGTCCGAGATTATTGCTCTTTCAAAGGCTTCTGTTGGAGCCACTGAG GTTGTAGATAGCTCTCATGAGTCAATGGATGCAATGGAAGCAGCAAAGACCTTGGCTCAATCAAGTGGTTCCATAATCGCAGTATCAGGGGCTGTTGATATCATTACATATGGCCACCAAGTTGTTGGTGCTCATAATGGAGTTCCCatgatgcaaaagatcacagcAACAGGATGTGCTGTCACTGCCCTCATTGCTGCATTTGTTGCGGTCGATCCGTTGCATGCTTTAGAAGCAACAGCTTCAGCAATGTCCATATTTGGTATTGCTGGAGAGATGGGAACGGACATGGCCAACGGTCCAGCTTCACTGCGAATGCACTTTATCGATTCCCTGTATAATCTTGATCAAGCTTCCGTATCTGCTCGTTTAAAGATTACCAGCCTGTGA
- the LOC118061267 gene encoding dirigent protein 16, whose translation MFELSSPCFLIVVLIATLHTVTCVAAINPAPAGEEPALELYMHDILGGSNPTARPITGLLGNIYSGQVPFATPLGFVPPNGVVIPNANGALPTVNGLNGIPLGTGLSGTTFAGQNPNGQIQTQLGPDGLGLGFGTITVIDDILTNSPDLGSQQLGKAQGVYVASSADGTTQMMAFTAMFEGGEFGDALNFYGIYKIGSAMSRLSVTGGTGKFKNAIGFGEIRGLIPSGQVGTDGAQTLLRITVHLKY comes from the coding sequence ATGTTCGAGCTATCTTCTCCATGTTTTCTCATCGTAGTGCTAATTGCTACCCTACACACAGTGACATGTGTGGCTGCCATCAACCCAGCACCGGCTGGAGAAGAACCTGCTCTTGAGTTGTACATGCATGACATTCTAGGGGGCAGTAACCCTACGGCACGGCCAATCACTGGCTTGCTAGGGAATATATATAGTGGTCAAGTGCCCTTTGCAACGCCATTAGGATTCGTTCCTCCAAACGGAGTGGTCATCCCCAATGCCAATGGTGCCCTTCCAACTGTTAATGGTCTCAATGGCATTCCACTGGGAACTGGCTTGTCTGGTACAACTTTTGCAGGTCAGAACCCAAATGGTCAGATCCAAACCCAACTTGGACCAGACGGATTGGGGCTAGGCTTTGGAACAATCACTGTCATTGATGACATTTTGACCAACAGCCCTGATTTAGGGTCGCAGCAACTGGGAAAAGCTCAAGGCGTTTATGTGGCTAGTTCCGCAGATGGGACCACACAGATGATGGCATTTACAGCCATGTTCGAAGGGGGAGAATTTGGTGATGCCCTGAATTTTTATGGAATATACAAGATTGGTAGCGCAATGTCACGTTTGTCAGTGACCGGGGGAACAGGCAAGTTTAAGAATGCTATCGGATTTGGTGAAATCCGAGGACTTATCCCATCAGGTCAGGTGGGCACCGATGGTGCACAGACATTACTAAGGATCACTGTCCATTTGAAATACTAA